From the Brassica napus cultivar Da-Ae chromosome A8, Da-Ae, whole genome shotgun sequence genome, one window contains:
- the LOC106440553 gene encoding autophagy-related protein 8f, with protein MAKSTFKQEHDLEKRSAEAARIREKYPDRIPVIVEKAEKSDIPTIDKKKYLVPADLTVGQFVYVIRKRIKLSAEKAIFIFVDNVLPPTGALMSAVYEEKKEEDGFLYVTYSGENTFGY; from the exons ATGGCAAAAAGCACGTTCAAGCAAGAGCATGACCTAG AGAAGAGAAGCGCAGAGGCTGCTCGGATCAGAGAGAAGTATCCAGATAGGATTCCG GTGATTGTTGAGAAGGCTGAGAAGAGTGATATACCAACCATCGACAAGAAAAA ATACCTAGTCCCGGCTGATTTGACAGTGGGGCAATTCGTGTATGTCATTCGCAAAAGAATCAAACTGAGTGCAGAGAAGGCTATCTTTATCTTTGTGGACAATGTTCTTCCTCCAACAG GTGCGTTGATGTCAGCTGTGTACGAAGAGAAAAAGGAGGAAGATGGGTTCCTCTATGTCACTTACAGCGGAGAAAACACTTTTGGATATTGA